One Nitrospira sp. DNA window includes the following coding sequences:
- a CDS encoding Serine--glyoxylate aminotransferase has protein sequence MLKRYLLAPGPTPVPPEVLLAMARPMIHHRAPEFDKLFAEVREDLKWLFQTRNDVLILAASGTGGMEGSVSNFLSPGDKALTINGGKFGERWTKLCKTFGAQVTELKIEWGRAVDPQAVADALKKDPSIKAVYVQASETSTAVAHDVKALAEIVKGYEDTILVVDAITALGVLDLKTDAWGLDVVVTGSQKALMLPPGLAFASVSEKAWRLAEKAKNAAFYFNFKRERENQQKSTTAYTPAVSLILGLKEVMNMLKAEGLESIFARHAMLATAMREGVKAAGLELFPKERPSDALTAILAPQGVDGQAVYKNLRTQYGMTAAGGQDHLKGKIFRISHMGYIDSFDVITALAAVEMVVKGLGYPMKLGSGVAKAQEIIMGKS, from the coding sequence ATGCTCAAACGGTATTTACTGGCTCCCGGCCCCACCCCCGTCCCGCCGGAGGTGCTCCTGGCGATGGCCAGACCGATGATTCACCACCGGGCTCCTGAGTTCGACAAACTCTTCGCCGAGGTTCGTGAGGACCTGAAGTGGTTGTTCCAGACCAGGAACGACGTGTTGATTCTTGCGGCGTCCGGCACAGGAGGCATGGAGGGATCGGTCTCGAATTTTCTTTCCCCCGGCGATAAGGCGCTCACGATCAACGGCGGCAAGTTCGGCGAGCGCTGGACGAAGCTCTGCAAGACCTTCGGCGCGCAGGTGACCGAGCTGAAGATCGAGTGGGGACGCGCGGTGGATCCCCAGGCCGTGGCGGATGCCTTAAAGAAGGATCCCTCCATTAAAGCCGTCTACGTGCAGGCCAGCGAAACCTCCACGGCAGTGGCGCACGATGTCAAGGCCTTGGCCGAGATCGTCAAAGGTTATGAGGATACGATTCTGGTGGTGGACGCGATCACCGCGCTGGGCGTGCTGGATCTCAAGACCGATGCCTGGGGACTTGACGTGGTGGTGACCGGGTCGCAGAAGGCGCTGATGTTGCCACCTGGGTTGGCCTTTGCCAGCGTGAGCGAGAAGGCCTGGCGGTTGGCTGAGAAGGCGAAGAACGCGGCGTTTTACTTCAACTTCAAAAGAGAGCGGGAAAATCAACAGAAGAGCACGACCGCCTATACACCGGCCGTGTCGCTCATCCTGGGCCTGAAAGAAGTGATGAACATGCTCAAGGCCGAGGGGTTGGAGTCGATTTTTGCCCGCCACGCCATGTTGGCGACGGCGATGCGCGAAGGTGTCAAGGCCGCCGGGCTTGAACTTTTCCCAAAGGAACGCCCCAGCGATGCGTTGACGGCGATTCTCGCTCCACAAGGCGTGGATGGTCAGGCGGTCTACAAGAATTTGCGGACCCAGTACGGCATGACGGCCGCGGGAGGCCAGGATCACCTGAAGGGCAAGATCTTCCGTATCTCGCATATGGGCTACATCGACAGCTTTGACGTGATCACGGCCCTGGCGGCGGTGGAAATGGTCGTCAAGGGGCTGGGTTATCCCATGAAGCTGGGCAGTGGGGTTGCGAAGGCTCAAGAAATCATCATGGGAAAGTCCTAG
- a CDS encoding Twitching motility protein PilT: MIDISKLLTFGVQQGASDCHISAGEPPMIRLHGDLKKLDHPPLSQDETHALIYDMMSDAQRKNFEEHRECDFSFDLGDIARFRVNVFIQGRGLGAVFRTIPTEILPLEKLGMPPILRQLCDREKGLILVTGPTGSGKSTTLAGMIDYLNNTYEGHILTIEDPVEFVHKSKKCLVNQRELGVHTLSFANALRAALREDPDIILVGEMRDLDTIQLALTAAETGHLVFATLHTSSAPKTVDRIIDAFPPNQQAQVRAQLSETLEAVLTQTLLKKKSGGRVAAVEIMVGTTAVRNLIREGKLHQIPGVMQASQKDGMQTMDMALIDLASRGLVTKAEAQSRSMNPNLFSAAVGGAA, translated from the coding sequence ATGATTGACATCTCCAAGCTGTTGACCTTCGGCGTCCAGCAAGGCGCCTCGGACTGCCACATCAGCGCCGGCGAGCCACCGATGATCCGCCTGCACGGCGATCTCAAGAAACTCGACCATCCTCCCTTGAGTCAGGACGAAACCCACGCGCTCATCTACGACATGATGAGCGATGCACAACGGAAAAATTTCGAAGAACACCGGGAATGCGACTTCTCATTCGACCTCGGGGACATCGCCCGATTCCGCGTCAATGTTTTCATACAAGGGCGGGGATTGGGTGCCGTCTTCCGGACCATTCCGACCGAGATTCTTCCGCTGGAAAAGCTCGGTATGCCGCCGATCCTCCGGCAACTCTGTGATCGCGAGAAGGGCCTGATCCTCGTCACCGGCCCGACCGGGTCTGGGAAATCCACCACGCTCGCCGGGATGATCGATTACCTGAACAATACGTATGAAGGGCACATCCTCACGATCGAAGATCCGGTGGAGTTCGTGCACAAATCCAAAAAATGCCTGGTCAACCAGCGTGAACTGGGCGTGCATACCCTCTCGTTCGCCAATGCGCTCCGAGCCGCCCTTCGCGAAGACCCCGACATCATACTCGTCGGCGAAATGCGAGACTTGGATACGATCCAGCTGGCCTTGACCGCCGCCGAAACCGGCCACCTGGTCTTCGCCACCCTCCACACCTCCAGTGCGCCGAAGACCGTCGACCGCATCATCGACGCCTTTCCTCCAAACCAACAGGCGCAGGTCCGTGCGCAACTGTCGGAAACGCTGGAAGCGGTGCTGACGCAGACACTCCTCAAGAAGAAGAGCGGCGGCAGGGTCGCAGCGGTGGAGATCATGGTCGGAACCACGGCGGTGAGGAACCTCATTCGCGAAGGCAAGCTCCACCAGATTCCGGGCGTCATGCAGGCCAGCCAGAAAGACGGCATGCAAACGATGGACATGGCCCTGATCGACTTGGCCTCGCGCGGCCTGGTGACCAAAGCCGAGGCCCAATCGCGAAGCATGAACCCCAATTTATTCAGTGCCGCTGTGGGTGGCGCTGCCTAA
- a CDS encoding Sulfatase modifying factor 1 precursor (C-alpha-formyglycine- generating enzyme 1), protein MYGVIASVIGFVFMLFGAMSGWAVEPQSGQDGQGTAVETIKGKDGAPMVLIPAGPFTMGSNDGLPAERPEHSVTLDSYFIDRYEVTLQLYGTFLRETNHEAPSTWDDEAAATVGDRPAVGMGWADAAAYCAWAGKRLPTEAEWEKAARGTDGRRYPWGHMQPFVDIANYNRGVWVSEAITLAPVTGGVEGMSVRHGLKEGGRSPYGLHHMAGNAAEWVADWYDREYYAKSPEKNPTGPASGEKRVLRGGSWADLPAALRVSARFSAEPDFQDRTIGFRCAMDAKK, encoded by the coding sequence ATGTATGGAGTCATCGCATCCGTCATTGGGTTCGTGTTCATGCTCTTCGGAGCCATGTCGGGTTGGGCTGTCGAGCCGCAATCTGGACAAGATGGTCAAGGAACCGCAGTCGAGACGATCAAAGGTAAAGATGGCGCGCCGATGGTACTGATTCCAGCCGGGCCGTTTACGATGGGCAGCAATGACGGCCTCCCTGCCGAGCGGCCGGAGCATTCGGTGACCCTCGATTCCTACTTCATCGATCGGTACGAGGTGACATTGCAACTGTATGGGACTTTCCTTCGTGAGACGAATCACGAGGCGCCTTCCACCTGGGACGATGAAGCGGCCGCCACCGTGGGTGATCGTCCTGCCGTCGGGATGGGGTGGGCTGATGCTGCAGCCTATTGCGCGTGGGCGGGGAAGCGTCTTCCGACGGAAGCCGAGTGGGAGAAGGCGGCGCGCGGAACAGACGGGCGCCGCTACCCGTGGGGCCACATGCAGCCGTTTGTGGACATTGCAAACTACAATCGCGGCGTGTGGGTGAGTGAAGCGATCACGCTGGCGCCTGTCACCGGTGGCGTCGAAGGAATGAGTGTACGTCATGGGTTGAAAGAGGGGGGCAGAAGCCCGTATGGGCTGCACCACATGGCGGGGAATGCGGCTGAATGGGTTGCCGATTGGTATGATCGGGAATATTACGCGAAGAGTCCGGAGAAGAATCCCACGGGGCCGGCGAGCGGTGAGAAACGGGTGCTTCGTGGAGGGTCCTGGGCCGACCTACCAGCCGCGTTGCGGGTGTCGGCGCGTTTCTCAGCGGAGCCGGACTTTCAAGATCGGACGATCGGATTTCGCTGCGCGATGGATGCCAAGAAATAG
- a CDS encoding 8-amino-7-oxononanoate synthase — translation MFEHHLQKLDDRHLLRRLRTIASATGPTVMLDNRRVILLSSNNYLGLATHPAVVEAAVEATRQYGAGAGASRLVCGTLPPHEALETALAQFKGMEAALTFAAGYLANISVIPTLIGKDGLIFADRLCHASLIDGCRLSGATFRVYRHRDMDHLEQLLARRSTTKPTLIVTDGLFSMDGDIAPLKDIALLAERYDAAVFVDDAHGTGILGRSGHGTLEHCGVESRLPYHMGTLSKALGSAGAYLVGSSAFIAYLVNTCRAFTYTTAPPPGSAAAAVAALRVIELEPERRTRLWQNRERLAQGLAGLGFRLTASESPIVPILVGDPDRAVNLSNTLLSEGIYAPAIRPPTVPPATSRIRLTVTADHSMEQIDEALAALEKAGRVLNII, via the coding sequence ATGTTTGAGCACCATCTCCAGAAATTGGACGATCGCCATCTCCTGCGCCGGCTTCGGACCATCGCCTCGGCTACCGGGCCGACGGTCATGCTGGACAACCGCCGGGTCATCCTCCTCTCATCCAACAATTACCTGGGCCTTGCCACGCACCCGGCAGTCGTGGAGGCGGCCGTCGAAGCCACCAGGCAATATGGCGCGGGAGCCGGGGCATCGCGCCTGGTGTGCGGCACCCTCCCACCCCATGAAGCACTTGAAACGGCATTGGCACAATTCAAAGGCATGGAGGCGGCGCTCACCTTTGCAGCGGGCTATCTGGCCAATATCAGCGTGATTCCAACCCTGATCGGGAAAGACGGACTCATCTTCGCCGACCGTCTCTGCCACGCAAGCCTGATCGACGGCTGCCGCTTGAGCGGCGCCACATTTCGTGTGTACCGCCATCGGGACATGGATCATTTGGAACAATTGCTCGCCCGTCGATCCACAACAAAGCCTACTCTCATTGTGACCGACGGTCTCTTCAGCATGGATGGGGACATCGCACCATTGAAGGACATTGCCCTCTTGGCCGAACGGTATGACGCGGCGGTCTTTGTCGACGATGCGCACGGCACGGGAATTTTAGGACGATCGGGACACGGCACGCTCGAACATTGCGGCGTGGAATCGCGCCTGCCCTATCACATGGGCACCTTGAGCAAAGCGCTCGGCAGCGCCGGAGCCTACCTGGTCGGATCAAGTGCGTTCATCGCCTACCTGGTGAATACCTGTCGTGCATTTACTTACACCACCGCCCCCCCACCGGGATCTGCCGCGGCGGCCGTCGCAGCGCTGCGTGTCATCGAACTGGAACCGGAACGGCGCACTCGTCTCTGGCAGAACCGTGAACGTCTCGCGCAAGGGCTCGCCGGACTCGGCTTCCGGCTCACGGCCTCGGAGAGTCCGATTGTGCCGATCCTCGTCGGCGATCCCGATCGTGCCGTGAACTTGTCGAACACACTCCTGTCGGAGGGTATCTATGCCCCGGCGATCCGCCCACCGACCGTCCCGCCCGCCACCAGCCGCATTCGCCTCACCGTCACGGCCGACCACAGTATGGAACAGATCGACGAGGCGCTGGCGGCACTGGAAAAAGCCGGGCGCGTACTCAATATTATTTAG
- a CDS encoding Twitching motility protein PilT: MDVRTLLEVMVKQEASDLYLTVDAPPIYRIHGSTHRTDAPPFANEQLESLALALMRGQQRGEFEEKMEMNLALYYKELGRFRVNIFRQKGNVGLVFRHIKAEIMTVEQLDLPPIVKDIAMTKRGLVLVVGATGSGKSTTLAAMIDHRNSVHAGHIISVEDPIEFVHHHKKSIVTQREVGFDTHSFGHALKNTLRQAPDVILIGEIRDTETMEAAITFAETGHLCLGTLHSNNANQAIERIMNFFPVERHAQIYLQLSLNLRAIISQRLIPSLDGRRVPALEIMLDTPRIKDLIKRSEIDTLKEAMEQGIEEGCQTFDHILLQLYKAGKISIEQALINADSANNLRLKIKLAGLKGDDAVAALLDKNSKDEKGFQIQGQLGQAGGKKR; the protein is encoded by the coding sequence ATGGATGTTCGCACCCTTCTCGAAGTCATGGTCAAGCAGGAGGCCTCCGACCTGTATCTCACGGTCGATGCGCCGCCCATTTATCGCATTCATGGCTCGACGCATCGGACCGATGCGCCGCCCTTTGCGAATGAACAGTTGGAATCACTGGCGTTGGCGCTCATGCGCGGCCAGCAGCGGGGCGAGTTCGAAGAGAAAATGGAGATGAACCTCGCGCTGTATTACAAGGAATTGGGCCGTTTCCGCGTGAACATTTTCCGCCAGAAAGGGAACGTCGGACTGGTGTTTCGGCACATTAAGGCGGAGATCATGACGGTCGAGCAGCTGGACCTGCCGCCCATCGTGAAAGACATCGCCATGACCAAGCGCGGGCTGGTCCTCGTCGTCGGCGCCACCGGCTCCGGTAAATCCACCACGCTGGCGGCCATGATCGACCATCGCAACAGCGTCCATGCCGGCCACATCATCAGTGTCGAAGACCCGATCGAGTTCGTCCACCACCACAAGAAATCCATCGTGACCCAGCGCGAAGTCGGCTTCGACACCCATTCATTCGGCCATGCCTTGAAGAACACCCTGCGTCAAGCTCCAGACGTCATTCTCATCGGCGAAATCCGTGATACGGAGACGATGGAAGCCGCGATCACCTTCGCCGAAACCGGGCACCTCTGTCTCGGCACCTTGCACTCGAACAATGCCAATCAGGCCATCGAGCGCATCATGAACTTCTTCCCGGTGGAACGACACGCTCAAATCTACCTGCAATTGTCGTTGAACCTGCGGGCCATCATCTCGCAACGGTTGATTCCCTCCCTCGACGGCCGCCGAGTGCCGGCGCTCGAAATCATGCTGGATACGCCCCGCATCAAAGACCTCATCAAACGTTCGGAGATCGATACGTTGAAGGAAGCGATGGAACAGGGGATCGAGGAAGGGTGTCAGACGTTCGACCACATCCTGTTGCAACTCTATAAGGCGGGCAAGATCAGCATCGAACAGGCCCTGATCAATGCCGACAGCGCCAACAACCTTCGCCTCAAGATCAAATTGGCAGGTTTGAAGGGCGACGACGCGGTGGCGGCCCTCTTAGACAAGAACAGCAAGGACGAGAAGGGGTTTCAGATCCAGGGCCAACTGGGCCAGGCCGGAGGCAAGAAGCGCTGA
- a CDS encoding Membrane-bound lytic murein transglycosylase D, whose protein sequence is MVGLSWPVLAKAEASIPLQTDPTTTPEPVTEEIPTPIQEPEYLLEEEDRAAVAESEAAENPTPIASEPSTEIPPAEALLQLKPLSGATARFADLLTPPAEAIQEEAVAAQDQESEEATAYNVPIVLDPSVQGHIRFFNVSIRNRFEQWLIRLSHYRPLVDSIFSEFNLPSDLIYLSLVESGFNPHAYSRARAAGPWQFMKGTAKVYGLRVDSYVDERRDPVKSTVAAARYLRDLYDLFGTWPLAMAAYNAGEGKVMRALQTAQAESFSDIAKTRLIRRETKEYVPRFMAATIIAKNPDRYGFPQSEVQPHQFEEVVVRRPIHFKAIANVTGISYQELKVLNPELRRDATPPDDAEYHLKVPVGTRAKVEQLLDRAPTHKFAPLPGKVRQIKGEPDSGRWYRVRVGDSLEKIAKRFNISVKTLKSNNNLTGPTIKAGSRLVIAH, encoded by the coding sequence ATGGTCGGCCTCTCCTGGCCGGTCCTGGCGAAAGCCGAAGCGTCGATTCCCCTTCAAACCGATCCGACTACCACTCCTGAACCAGTCACGGAAGAGATCCCCACTCCCATTCAAGAACCAGAATACCTATTGGAGGAAGAAGATCGAGCTGCTGTCGCAGAAAGTGAAGCGGCTGAAAACCCCACTCCCATTGCCAGCGAACCATCCACCGAAATTCCGCCGGCGGAAGCCCTCCTTCAGCTCAAGCCCCTCAGTGGAGCCACCGCGAGATTTGCGGATCTGCTGACGCCCCCGGCAGAAGCCATCCAGGAGGAGGCTGTCGCCGCACAGGATCAGGAATCGGAAGAGGCGACGGCCTATAATGTGCCGATCGTGCTCGATCCTTCCGTTCAAGGCCACATTCGCTTTTTCAACGTCTCGATCCGCAACCGTTTTGAGCAATGGCTCATCCGCCTCAGCCACTATCGGCCGTTGGTGGACAGCATCTTCTCCGAGTTCAACCTCCCGAGCGATCTTATTTATCTGTCTCTGGTAGAAAGCGGATTCAACCCCCACGCCTATTCACGTGCCCGGGCGGCCGGTCCATGGCAGTTCATGAAGGGCACGGCGAAAGTGTATGGGTTGCGGGTGGACAGCTACGTGGACGAGCGGCGGGATCCCGTGAAGTCGACCGTCGCGGCGGCGCGCTACCTGCGAGACCTCTATGATCTGTTCGGGACCTGGCCGTTGGCGATGGCCGCGTACAATGCCGGTGAAGGCAAAGTCATGCGGGCGCTGCAGACGGCGCAAGCGGAGAGCTTTTCAGACATCGCAAAAACACGCCTGATCCGCCGAGAGACCAAAGAATACGTGCCTCGATTCATGGCCGCGACCATCATCGCCAAGAATCCGGATCGTTATGGATTTCCGCAGAGTGAGGTCCAGCCGCACCAGTTCGAGGAAGTGGTCGTGCGACGCCCCATCCACTTCAAAGCCATTGCCAATGTGACCGGGATTTCCTACCAAGAGTTGAAGGTCCTCAACCCGGAGCTGCGGCGGGATGCCACGCCTCCGGATGATGCCGAGTACCACTTGAAAGTCCCTGTCGGCACCAGGGCAAAGGTGGAACAGCTGTTGGATCGAGCCCCGACCCACAAGTTCGCCCCCCTTCCCGGCAAGGTGCGGCAAATCAAGGGTGAACCTGACTCCGGCCGTTGGTATCGGGTCCGCGTGGGCGACTCCCTTGAGAAAATCGCCAAGCGGTTCAATATCTCAGTCAAGACCCTCAAGAGCAACAACAACCTCACAGGTCCCACCATCAAGGCAGGCAGCCGCCTCGTCATCGCTCATTAA